Part of the Lucilia cuprina isolate Lc7/37 chromosome 5, ASM2204524v1, whole genome shotgun sequence genome is shown below.
ttttttatggaggaaattttttaaatcgcaAAAGAATTAGAATTcacaatagaaataaaaacatgttattcaaatatgtagaatgaaatttttcttcaaacaaTATCCTCAGGATCATGTGAGTAGGAGCGAACgacaacatatgtatataattaactttaaattctAGCAGTTGTAGGAGTAGTTGAACCAGCAGCAACACACAAATCCGTATGTTCACGTGGGATGCTCTGCAAggtaagaatttaatttatctttaacagataattatataaatattttacaaagatTTTCTTACTTTTACATGGATATTACTCTTGAGTATGGCTGCTCTTAAAACCAACATGCGAGAACGTCTTTGATATTTCTTGCCCATCGAAATAGCCCGTTCAAAAGTACTACTGCGTTGATCAGTCTCCTTGGCGTACAATATCTTATTGTGCGAGTCAATGCGAGCTTGAATTTGTCCCTCTAAAATCAATTGCATCACCTCGTTCTCCAAAGCCTCGACAGTGCGGTTAAAGGCTGTTGCCATTTTACGCATATCGGCCGATAGATAAGGACTAAAATATTGTATCAAAGCACGATTCCGAATCTTTGTATACAATGTATTGACATGCGGTGCTATGTACATGTCCAACAGCAAGTTATCACGTATTTCATCGAGCAACTTAAGGCATGAAGCATATTTGGACTCgtaaaatttgaaaactatATCTCTAAGCTGAGGCTCTAGTTCGAGGAAGAGCTTAAATGAGCTAGAAGAGATAACATTCTTTTGTAGTTCCTGGCGATCAAAGGTCGCCAAAGCGCAGAGTCCGCCATACATGGCAACATTGTTGGGAGAAATCATTTCGGGAAAATCACAATGATCAAAGTTGgccaacaaaaaatgttttgccgctgatttatattttttggtttgcaATTCGGCCAAGCCAGCCGCACATTTTAGACGTGTTAGAACAGcctgcaaaaaataaattatccaATAATACttttctttctattaaaaagtgcACCCACCTGATTTGCATCCTTAGAGCATTCATTAAAGTCCGGTGTACTTTCTGCCTTGGAGACATAGCTCAGTACATGCGACCAATTTTGCAAATACAAAGATACCTTAATGACATTCAAACACATGTTGACCACATCCTTGCCACTGGTACAATAATCTCTAGCACGGGAATAACATTTAAGGGCATTGGATAAATCACCACAACTAAGATAATGATCACCCAAATCATCATGACCACGGCGTATGCTCTCTTTAATAGAACTTGATTTAAAGTTCTTGAGGTCCGAGTCTAGTTTTTCTAGTTTAAGAGCAGCTTTTTTGCTTTTACTTTCCACCCAATTCTGATCGAATACCGGCAAGTCTTGAGCCTGACCAGCTAAGACCGGTTGAGCAGCTATATCAGGTAAACCGCCGGCAGCACCTCCACCAGCTGCGCCATTGCCACCACCACCAGCTACTGCACCGCCAGTACTGCTGACATACACATCATTCAGTTTTTTATGCAACACCTGATACATGGTTACATTGTAGGTGGTCATGACATAATTAATGGCCATTTTTAGGGCTTCCAAACGCAATGAGGGACACACATCAGCCACAAATATCAGCCGGTACAAACGGGCCAAGCCCACATATGAATTGGCATAGACCTCCAAATCTAAAGTGGGATTCTCCACCACCAATTGATGTTCCTCGTTGTTGTCGTTATCCTCCATGGGTGCATCAACCTGCATCGGTTCGATAACATTCTAAGAATGTGGGGAATGCACCGTAAACAAATTGTTTGGTGAAGAGacaa
Proteins encoded:
- the LOC111687965 gene encoding COP9 signalosome complex subunit 1b, translated to MPQMPLPPLAQNVIEPMQVDAPMEDNDNNEEHQLVVENPTLDLEVYANSYVGLARLYRLIFVADVCPSLRLEALKMAINYVMTTYNVTMYQVLHKKLNDVYVSSTGGAVAGGGGNGAAGGGAAGGLPDIAAQPVLAGQAQDLPVFDQNWVESKSKKAALKLEKLDSDLKNFKSSSIKESIRRGHDDLGDHYLSCGDLSNALKCYSRARDYCTSGKDVVNMCLNVIKVSLYLQNWSHVLSYVSKAESTPDFNECSKDANQAVLTRLKCAAGLAELQTKKYKSAAKHFLLANFDHCDFPEMISPNNVAMYGGLCALATFDRQELQKNVISSSSFKLFLELEPQLRDIVFKFYESKYASCLKLLDEIRDNLLLDMYIAPHVNTLYTKIRNRALIQYFSPYLSADMRKMATAFNRTVEALENEVMQLILEGQIQARIDSHNKILYAKETDQRSSTFERAISMGKKYQRRSRMLVLRAAILKSNIHVKSIPREHTDLCVAAGSTTPTTARI